One segment of Clostridium ljungdahlii DSM 13528 DNA contains the following:
- a CDS encoding 8-oxoguanine deaminase, translated as MEALLLKNIGTVVTFNDKDEILENVDILVKGPKITSIGKKLSVPDKTDIIDCTNLVALPGFVNTHHHLYQTLFRGIKEVQEKPLFPWLIGLYEFWKNITPNAVYYGALVGFSELLRTGCTLTSDHHYVFPNNQPQTLIDDEIRAAKEIGIRFTATRGSMSLGRDQGGLPPMTVVQEEDKILEDSDRLISKYHDVNDFSMTRIALAPCSPFSVTKELMLKTKDLARKRGVMMHTHLAETLDEERFCIEKYGRRPFELMEELEWIGSDVWYAHGIYLSDAEIDRLSGTGIAHCPSSNMKLSSGICRTSEIVQKGGKISIGVDGSASNDGSNMWEEIRRAYLLNHLKYGTKGLNAYEMLKIATRGGADVLGRTDTGRLDREKAADIILFDLSGVEYAGCHDPLVSLVCLGNSSYTKMTIVNGKIVSIDGKLITMNTDEIAKNAHKIAQDIVKHERENNL; from the coding sequence ATGGAAGCATTACTTTTAAAAAATATTGGAACTGTAGTAACATTTAATGACAAAGATGAAATACTTGAAAATGTAGACATATTAGTAAAAGGTCCAAAAATCACTTCAATAGGTAAGAAACTTAGTGTACCTGATAAGACAGACATAATAGATTGTACCAATCTTGTAGCTTTGCCTGGATTTGTAAATACCCATCACCATTTATATCAAACCTTATTTAGAGGAATAAAAGAAGTTCAAGAAAAACCTCTTTTCCCATGGCTTATTGGATTGTACGAATTTTGGAAAAACATAACTCCCAATGCAGTATATTATGGTGCTTTAGTTGGTTTTAGTGAACTATTAAGAACCGGATGCACCTTAACTTCAGATCATCACTACGTGTTTCCAAACAATCAGCCTCAAACTTTAATAGATGATGAAATCAGAGCAGCAAAAGAAATAGGAATTCGTTTTACTGCCACAAGAGGTTCCATGTCTTTAGGACGAGACCAAGGAGGGCTTCCTCCAATGACAGTTGTTCAAGAGGAAGATAAAATATTAGAGGATAGTGATAGACTTATAAGCAAGTATCATGATGTAAATGATTTTTCAATGACAAGAATCGCACTAGCACCCTGCTCACCATTTTCAGTTACGAAAGAGTTAATGCTTAAAACGAAGGATTTAGCTAGAAAAAGAGGAGTTATGATGCATACTCATCTTGCAGAAACGTTGGATGAAGAGAGATTTTGTATTGAAAAATACGGAAGAAGGCCTTTTGAACTTATGGAGGAACTTGAATGGATTGGCTCTGATGTTTGGTATGCACATGGTATATATCTTAGCGATGCAGAAATAGATAGATTAAGTGGAACAGGTATTGCACACTGTCCTTCATCCAACATGAAACTCAGCAGTGGAATCTGCAGGACTTCTGAAATTGTTCAAAAAGGCGGAAAAATAAGTATAGGGGTCGATGGAAGTGCTAGTAATGATGGTTCTAATATGTGGGAGGAAATTAGACGTGCCTATCTTCTAAATCATTTAAAGTATGGAACAAAAGGACTTAATGCTTATGAAATGTTAAAGATTGCAACAAGAGGTGGTGCAGATGTGCTTGGAAGAACTGATACTGGAAGGCTAGATAGAGAAAAAGCTGCAGATATAATATTATTTGATCTTAGTGGAGTTGAATATGCAGGATGCCATGATCCACTTGTTTCGCTAGTATGCCTTGGAAACTCAAGTTATACAAAAATGACCATTGTTAACGGAAAAATAGTTTCAATAGATGGAAAACTTATTACCATGAATACAGATGAAATAGCAAAAAACGCCCATAAAATTGCTCAAGATATAGTTAAACATGAAAGAGAAAATAATCTGTAA
- a CDS encoding aldo/keto reductase produces the protein MQTVTLGKTGLVVSKNGFGALPIQRISKKDAVYLLQKAFYNGINYFDTARAYSDSEEKLGAAFSYIRDRITISTKTAAQNANDFWKDLEQSLKNLQTNYIDIYQFHNPAFCPKPGDESGLYDAMIEAKKQGKIRFIGITNHRLAVAKEAIESNLYDTLQFPFSYLASNADIEIVEACKKNNMGFIAMKALSGGLITNSAMAYAYLAQFQHVAPIWGIQRESELDEFLSYNDNPPVLTENMKKQIEHDRKELSGDFCRGCGYCMPCSAGIQINDCARMSLLLRRAPQNVYLSEEWQEKMKKIEDCIHCNKCMSKCPYGLNTPELLKKNYDDYKTFL, from the coding sequence ATGCAAACTGTAACATTAGGAAAAACTGGACTAGTTGTAAGCAAAAATGGATTTGGGGCACTTCCAATACAGCGTATTTCAAAGAAAGATGCCGTATACTTATTGCAGAAGGCATTTTATAATGGTATCAATTATTTTGATACTGCAAGAGCGTATTCAGACAGTGAGGAAAAGCTTGGAGCTGCCTTTTCTTACATAAGAGATAGGATTACTATAAGCACAAAAACAGCAGCACAAAATGCGAATGATTTTTGGAAGGATTTAGAGCAGAGTCTTAAAAATCTTCAGACAAATTATATTGATATCTATCAGTTTCATAATCCTGCGTTTTGTCCAAAACCTGGCGATGAATCGGGACTTTATGATGCAATGATTGAGGCAAAGAAACAGGGAAAAATTCGTTTTATTGGAATTACAAATCACAGATTGGCAGTAGCAAAAGAGGCAATAGAATCAAATTTATATGATACGCTGCAATTCCCATTCTCTTATCTTGCAAGCAATGCAGATATAGAAATTGTGGAAGCATGCAAGAAAAATAATATGGGTTTTATTGCAATGAAAGCTTTATCAGGAGGACTTATTACAAACTCTGCTATGGCATATGCATATCTTGCACAGTTTCAACATGTTGCTCCAATTTGGGGTATACAGCGTGAGAGTGAACTAGATGAATTCTTGTCCTATAATGATAATCCACCAGTTTTGACAGAGAATATGAAAAAACAGATTGAACATGACAGAAAAGAATTATCAGGAGATTTCTGCCGTGGATGTGGGTACTGTATGCCCTGTTCTGCTGGGATTCAAATTAATGATTGTGCAAGGATGAGTCTTCTCCTCCGACGGGCACCGCAGAATGTTTACTTATCAGAAGAATGGCAGGAGAAGATGAAAAAAATAGAGGATTGTATTCACTGTAACAAGTGTATGAGCAAATGTCCATATGGCTTAAACACTCCGGAACTTTTAAAAAAGAATTACGATGACTACAAGACCTTTTTATAA
- a CDS encoding GNAT family N-acetyltransferase, with product MREGKAVTNVTMRMATKADAKEILDIYEPYVRNSAISFEYDVPSIEEFTERINNILKKYPYIVAVDNNQIIGYAYVSSFKERVAYDWAVETTIYLSQDCRGKGVGKKLYLALEKILKRQNIINLNACIAYTTTDNAYLTNASMYFHENLGYRKVAHFTKCGYKFGNWYDMIWMEKIIGEHSENPKPVIPISDLQ from the coding sequence ATGAGAGAAGGTAAAGCAGTGACAAATGTTACAATGCGTATGGCAACTAAAGCAGATGCAAAAGAAATTTTGGATATATATGAGCCTTATGTTAGGAATAGTGCAATCTCTTTTGAATATGATGTTCCATCTATTGAAGAATTTACTGAGAGAATTAATAACATATTAAAAAAATATCCATACATAGTAGCGGTAGATAACAATCAGATTATTGGTTATGCATATGTTTCATCATTTAAGGAACGAGTTGCATATGATTGGGCTGTTGAAACTACTATATATTTAAGTCAGGACTGTCGAGGTAAAGGTGTAGGAAAAAAATTGTATTTAGCTTTGGAAAAAATATTAAAGAGACAAAATATCATTAACTTGAATGCGTGTATAGCCTATACAACTACTGATAATGCATATCTTACAAATGCTAGCATGTATTTTCATGAGAATTTAGGATACAGGAAAGTTGCACATTTTACAAAGTGTGGATACAAGTTTGGAAACTGGTATGATATGATTTGGATGGAGAAAATTATTGGAGAGCATTCTGAAAATCCAAAACCAGTTATTCCAATATCAGACTTGCAGTGA
- a CDS encoding methyl-accepting chemotaxis protein gives MNLLKNVRVKVRLLISYLIVAALILIVGIVGTISLKKVSNNSQNMYNQNMQIVYKLSDMNRNLSDIRSDTLKMVYQKSDTKRQDAEKDINEKESNNAEYIKTFDTFQMDTSQKSAWETFKSQLKSYNDEVKNINNFSSKKDYESAESELINKATPMRENMSKSLNDLINLNLNYAKNDNQDDIKLYNMSSVIMTILVIFGFGLAILIGLLTSNDINKVLHDILNFAHKLEKYDLSYKSSMARKDEFGETVVALTNARDNIKNLIENIMEDSQDMSAASEELSATVEELYSKTENMQNAVDDIASGAQETSASTEEITASIQEVNSSISELSQKSLDGSNSANQSKEHALTVQKSGNRAIEQTTKVYNEKREKTLKAIEDGKVVENIKIMADTISSIAEQTNLLALNAAIEAARAGEKGKGFAVVADEVRNLAEQSSEATTGIQDTISKVHEAFKNLSLNSNDILDFVYKDVGKEFKAFGNMGNQYYSEAEFVSKTSEEIAAMSQELTATMNQVSEAAQNMAEVAQKSSEDAFVIKESINETTQGIEQAAKTSQIQACSAQKLNELVQRFKL, from the coding sequence ATGAACTTATTGAAAAATGTAAGAGTAAAAGTAAGATTACTTATTTCCTATTTAATTGTAGCTGCATTGATTTTAATTGTAGGAATAGTAGGAACAATATCTTTAAAGAAGGTTTCGAATAATTCCCAAAACATGTATAATCAAAATATGCAGATTGTTTATAAGTTGTCCGATATGAATAGGAATTTATCTGATATAAGGTCAGATACTTTAAAAATGGTTTATCAAAAGAGCGATACAAAAAGGCAAGATGCTGAAAAAGATATAAATGAAAAAGAAAGCAATAATGCGGAATATATTAAAACTTTTGATACATTTCAAATGGATACTTCACAAAAGAGTGCGTGGGAAACATTTAAAAGTCAATTGAAAAGTTATAATGATGAAGTTAAAAATATCAATAATTTTTCATCAAAAAAGGATTACGAATCTGCAGAAAGTGAATTGATAAATAAAGCTACACCTATGAGAGAAAATATGTCTAAAAGTTTAAATGATTTAATAAACTTAAATCTCAATTATGCAAAAAACGATAATCAAGACGATATAAAATTATATAATATGTCAAGTGTAATAATGACCATATTGGTAATTTTTGGATTTGGCCTTGCGATATTGATAGGATTGCTTACATCAAATGACATAAACAAGGTACTTCATGACATACTTAATTTTGCACATAAATTAGAGAAATATGATTTATCATATAAATCTTCAATGGCTAGAAAAGACGAATTTGGAGAAACTGTAGTTGCGCTTACAAATGCTAGAGACAATATAAAAAATCTTATTGAGAATATAATGGAAGATTCTCAGGATATGAGTGCAGCCAGCGAAGAATTATCTGCTACTGTTGAGGAGCTTTATTCTAAAACTGAAAACATGCAAAATGCTGTGGACGATATTGCATCTGGAGCACAAGAAACAAGTGCATCTACTGAAGAAATTACAGCATCTATTCAGGAGGTAAATTCGAGTATAAGTGAGCTTTCACAAAAATCTTTAGATGGAAGTAATAGTGCAAACCAGTCAAAAGAGCATGCTTTAACCGTACAGAAAAGTGGTAACAGGGCAATCGAACAAACAACAAAAGTCTATAATGAAAAAAGAGAAAAAACATTGAAGGCAATTGAAGATGGTAAAGTAGTAGAAAACATAAAAATTATGGCTGATACGATATCGAGTATAGCGGAGCAGACAAATTTACTTGCATTAAATGCAGCAATAGAAGCAGCAAGAGCTGGAGAAAAAGGGAAGGGATTTGCTGTAGTTGCAGATGAAGTAAGAAATCTTGCGGAGCAGTCTTCAGAAGCAACAACTGGTATTCAGGACACTATTTCAAAGGTACATGAAGCATTTAAAAACCTGTCATTGAACAGCAATGATATATTGGATTTTGTATATAAAGATGTAGGTAAAGAATTTAAAGCTTTTGGAAATATGGGCAATCAATATTATAGTGAGGCTGAATTTGTAAGTAAAACGTCGGAAGAAATTGCGGCTATGTCACAAGAACTTACTGCAACCATGAATCAGGTGAGTGAAGCAGCACAGAATATGGCAGAAGTAGCTCAGAAATCTTCAGAAGATGCATTTGTGATAAAAGAAAGTATAAATGAAACTACACAGGGAATTGAACAGGCGGCTAAAACATCACAAATTCAGGCATGCAGTGCTCAGAAACTTAATGAACTTGTACAAAGGTTTAAATTATAA
- a CDS encoding YoaP domain-containing protein produces the protein MELVKVTEENIDEEHICCAISSNKDCQVVSKKEWLKKRFKEGLVFLKGNVRGKCFIEYVPSENAWCPIEAKGYMFIDCLWVSGRFKGKGYSNELLNACISDSREKGKLGLVILSAKKKIPYISDPKYLKYKKFQLADTSEPFYELFYLPFSQNAPKPCFMKHIKVPSIKEQGFVLYYSNQCPFTAKYVPIIEKVASEKKIAFKSIRFESTKEARMSPAPFTIYSLFYNGEFVTNEILSDKTFEKMISKVID, from the coding sequence ATGGAATTAGTAAAGGTTACGGAAGAAAACATAGATGAAGAACATATTTGCTGTGCAATTTCAAGCAATAAAGATTGCCAGGTTGTTTCAAAAAAAGAATGGCTGAAGAAACGTTTTAAAGAAGGGTTGGTATTTTTAAAAGGAAATGTCAGGGGAAAGTGTTTTATAGAATATGTGCCATCAGAAAATGCATGGTGTCCTATTGAGGCAAAGGGTTATATGTTTATTGACTGCCTGTGGGTATCAGGGCGATTTAAAGGGAAAGGATATTCAAATGAACTTTTGAATGCCTGTATTTCTGATAGCAGGGAAAAAGGAAAATTAGGGTTAGTCATATTGTCTGCTAAAAAGAAAATTCCCTATATTTCAGATCCTAAGTATTTAAAATATAAGAAATTTCAATTGGCTGATACTTCAGAGCCTTTCTATGAATTATTTTATTTGCCATTTAGTCAAAATGCACCTAAACCATGTTTTATGAAGCATATAAAAGTACCTTCAATTAAAGAACAAGGTTTTGTTTTGTATTATTCAAATCAGTGTCCATTTACTGCAAAGTATGTGCCTATTATTGAAAAGGTTGCTTCGGAGAAAAAAATTGCCTTTAAATCAATCCGATTTGAATCAACTAAAGAAGCAAGAATGTCTCCAGCACCATTTACTATATATAGTTTGTTTTATAATGGCGAATTTGTTACAAATGAAATCTTATCTGATAAGACATTTGAGAAAATGATATCTAAGGTTATTGACTAA
- a CDS encoding methyl-accepting chemotaxis protein, whose translation MEKIFQSLINTAPVISEALEGNTVITIWDKEKCIYALDSKNKKSTVKVGDKSDMNLMKNTGANDTIFNKKETFRAVFNKNEHGIDAKVTIIPAINKDGQVVGVLILSTDIEDLIKIKKSTSELKSSLQETTSSISEITNDAVKLSEKLNYIIENTEVTKKLITESNEAINLIESISKQSNLLGLNAAIESSRAGEYGKGFSVVAGEMRKLASNSSESSKKISSALVEMNNNMKVIIDTINELGQIATTQAASLEEVSATITQITENSQILVDNMKLN comes from the coding sequence ATGGAAAAAATTTTTCAATCATTGATTAATACTGCACCAGTCATAAGTGAAGCACTTGAGGGAAATACAGTTATCACAATTTGGGACAAAGAAAAATGTATATATGCTCTAGACAGTAAAAATAAAAAATCTACTGTAAAAGTCGGTGACAAATCCGATATGAATCTCATGAAAAATACTGGTGCCAATGATACCATTTTTAATAAAAAAGAAACATTTAGAGCTGTATTTAATAAAAATGAACATGGTATAGATGCTAAAGTTACCATAATTCCCGCAATTAATAAAGATGGCCAAGTTGTCGGAGTATTAATTTTATCAACAGATATAGAAGACCTCATAAAAATTAAAAAGTCCACATCAGAATTAAAGAGTTCTCTTCAAGAAACAACCTCAAGTATATCAGAAATTACTAACGATGCTGTTAAATTGTCTGAAAAATTAAATTATATTATAGAAAATACTGAAGTAACAAAAAAACTAATAACCGAAAGCAATGAGGCTATTAACTTAATTGAAAGCATATCAAAACAATCTAATCTTCTTGGACTTAATGCTGCAATAGAGTCTTCAAGAGCTGGAGAATACGGAAAGGGTTTCTCCGTAGTAGCAGGAGAAATGAGAAAATTGGCATCAAATAGTAGTGAATCTTCCAAAAAGATCTCTTCAGCACTTGTTGAGATGAACAACAATATGAAAGTAATAATAGATACTATAAATGAACTAGGCCAAATAGCCACAACTCAAGCCGCTTCATTAGAAGAAGTATCTGCAACAATAACACAAATCACTGAAAATTCACAGATATTGGTTGATAATATGAAGTTAAATTAA
- a CDS encoding phosphoglycerate dehydrogenase: MFKIQKYNNISQEKLNTMPNDLYEIGENFDNPDGILLRSFNLLNAELPQSLKAIARAGAGVNNIPIDKCSENGIVVFNTPGANANGVKELVLASLFLSSRKIYRGINWTKSLKGKGEDVVKLVEKSKSQFQGPEIKGKKLGIIGLGAIGAAVANDALALGMEVIGYDPYISVDSAWNLSRKVEKETNFDNLLAEADYITIHVPLNNNTKGMINKEKFAIMKKGMKIINIARGGLVVNKDLLEAIEDGTVSCYVTDFPEDELIGNDNIITIPHLGASTPESEENCAAMAVEELRNFLERGTIKNSVNFPNCDLEYKGHIRLLVGNINVPNMVGQVTTILAQNEINIASLLNSHKGKIAYNIIDVDGNVTSEVLEKIKAIDGVVMVRIIR, encoded by the coding sequence ATGTTTAAAATTCAGAAGTACAATAACATTTCACAAGAAAAACTTAATACAATGCCAAATGATTTATATGAGATTGGGGAAAATTTCGATAATCCAGACGGAATTCTTCTTAGAAGTTTCAATTTACTTAATGCCGAACTTCCTCAAAGTCTTAAAGCAATTGCAAGGGCAGGAGCTGGAGTTAATAATATACCAATAGACAAATGTTCTGAAAATGGAATTGTTGTATTTAATACCCCAGGAGCTAATGCAAATGGTGTTAAAGAGTTAGTTTTAGCATCTCTCTTTCTTTCTTCAAGAAAGATATATAGAGGAATAAATTGGACTAAGTCTCTTAAAGGAAAAGGTGAAGATGTTGTAAAGTTAGTGGAGAAATCCAAAAGCCAGTTTCAAGGCCCGGAAATTAAAGGAAAAAAGCTGGGAATTATAGGGCTGGGTGCTATAGGTGCAGCAGTTGCCAATGATGCACTTGCACTTGGTATGGAGGTAATAGGGTATGATCCATACATATCTGTAGATTCAGCATGGAATCTTTCTCGAAAGGTAGAAAAAGAGACGAATTTTGATAACTTACTTGCTGAAGCAGATTATATTACTATTCATGTTCCATTAAATAATAATACAAAAGGTATGATTAATAAAGAAAAGTTTGCAATTATGAAAAAAGGTATGAAAATAATAAATATAGCAAGAGGTGGACTAGTTGTAAATAAAGATTTACTTGAAGCAATAGAAGATGGCACTGTAAGTTGCTATGTTACAGATTTTCCGGAGGATGAATTAATAGGAAATGATAATATTATTACAATTCCTCATTTAGGAGCTTCAACGCCCGAGTCAGAGGAAAATTGTGCAGCTATGGCGGTAGAGGAACTTAGAAATTTTCTTGAAAGAGGTACTATTAAAAATTCAGTAAATTTCCCAAATTGTGATCTAGAGTACAAAGGTCACATAAGACTTTTAGTTGGAAATATCAATGTTCCTAATATGGTTGGACAGGTAACAACTATATTAGCACAAAATGAAATAAATATTGCCAGTCTGTTAAATAGTCATAAGGGAAAAATTGCATATAATATAATAGATGTTGATGGTAATGTAACTTCCGAAGTATTGGAAAAAATTAAGGCAATCGATGGGGTTGTGATGGTAAGAATTATTAGATAG
- a CDS encoding GTP pyrophosphokinase — MQQSKYDIKCKTLSPEHEFYKESYILLEGTIIEVISRLDIIRKYKVAKQCKDPIEHCKARIKSAESMKEKLVRKNLPVTVESALKEIHDAAGIRVICPFLDDIYWIVNMLKNQQDIKIIKEKDYIRNPKPNGYRSYHMILQVPLHLENRVEMVYCEIQIRTIAMDCWASLEHQLKYKKNISNEKMIINELKRCADEIASTDLNLQTISDMINEIQY, encoded by the coding sequence ATGCAGCAGTCTAAATATGACATTAAATGTAAAACGCTGTCACCTGAACATGAATTCTATAAAGAATCTTATATACTATTAGAAGGAACAATTATTGAAGTTATCTCCAGATTGGATATTATTCGAAAATACAAAGTAGCAAAGCAATGTAAAGATCCTATTGAACACTGTAAGGCGAGAATTAAGTCAGCTGAAAGCATGAAAGAAAAGTTGGTGCGAAAAAATTTACCTGTTACGGTAGAAAGTGCTTTAAAGGAAATCCATGATGCAGCTGGGATCCGTGTTATCTGTCCATTCTTAGATGATATTTATTGGATTGTAAACATGCTAAAGAACCAGCAGGATATTAAGATTATTAAGGAAAAAGATTATATTCGCAATCCGAAACCCAATGGCTATCGTAGTTATCATATGATTTTACAAGTACCATTACATCTAGAAAACCGGGTTGAAATGGTGTACTGTGAGATTCAAATACGTACTATTGCAATGGATTGTTGGGCAAGTTTAGAGCACCAGTTAAAATACAAAAAAAACATTTCTAATGAGAAGATGATTATTAATGAATTAAAACGGTGTGCAGATGAAATTGCTTCAACAGATTTAAATTTGCAGACTATTTCAGATATGATAAATGAAATACAATATTAA
- a CDS encoding response regulator transcription factor, whose product MRILLAEDEKELSNALAAILKHNNYSVDAVYDGADALKCGLYKSYDVIILDIMMPKMNGLEALGNLRKEGIHTPILMLTAKAEIEDRILGLNTGADDYLSKPFAMGELLARVHAMTRRKSEFAPSLLKVGNISLNKENYELSSKKSSLRLGNKEFQMLEMLMNNPKCLISTEHFMERIWGYDEEAEINVVLVYISYLRKKLSSLGANVKINSRRDACYTLEEIK is encoded by the coding sequence ATGAGAATTTTACTTGCGGAAGATGAAAAAGAATTGTCAAATGCATTGGCTGCCATTTTAAAACATAACAATTATTCAGTGGATGCTGTGTATGACGGAGCAGACGCTTTAAAATGTGGATTATACAAAAGTTATGATGTGATTATCTTAGATATTATGATGCCAAAGATGAATGGACTTGAAGCATTGGGAAATTTAAGGAAAGAAGGAATACATACACCGATTTTGATGCTTACTGCAAAGGCTGAGATTGAAGACCGAATTCTTGGACTAAATACAGGAGCAGATGATTATTTGAGCAAACCTTTTGCTATGGGGGAATTGCTGGCCAGAGTTCATGCTATGACCAGACGGAAAAGTGAATTTGCACCAAGTTTACTTAAAGTAGGAAATATTAGCCTCAACAAAGAAAACTATGAATTATCAAGTAAAAAATCCTCTCTAAGACTTGGCAACAAGGAATTTCAGATGCTTGAGATGCTAATGAATAATCCAAAATGTTTGATTTCCACAGAACATTTTATGGAACGAATTTGGGGATATGATGAAGAAGCTGAAATCAATGTGGTATTGGTATACATTTCTTATCTGCGTAAAAAGCTGTCATCTTTAGGTGCTAATGTAAAAATTAATTCAAGGAGAGATGCCTGCTATACATTGGAGGAGATTAAATGA
- a CDS encoding sensor histidine kinase encodes MIKKLQRKFIMITMGSLALVVFILLGSINIVNLYQIDRKVNGALKILSENQGKFPIYKKGKLPPNEQRFGFQMNAETQFETRYFVVHVNKDGSIREIDTNHIAAVSSADAAGYANKVLGSGKTSGYSDIYKYIVVNKPDGLMLVFMDCRSQIQIATLFLLTSCGVALITLLLVFILVSIFSKKAINPIIENMEKQKQFITDAGHEIKTPLAIISANADVLELTHGKSEWITSTRNQISRLDKLVKNLLTLSKMDEGNVKLVFTDFDLSDSVFETTAPFGTIAEAQNKKFLMDIKPGIKLHGDEDSIDQLVSTLVDNAVKYTNEKGTIKISLSTAKKCSKLEVYNTTDEIDKDNLDRLFDRFYRVDSSRSRETGGYGIGLSIAKSIVQAHHGKISVRSEDGKSICFTVLI; translated from the coding sequence ATGATTAAAAAATTACAGAGAAAATTCATTATGATTACAATGGGTTCACTGGCTTTGGTTGTATTCATTCTCCTTGGCTCCATTAATATAGTTAATCTTTATCAGATAGACCGTAAAGTGAATGGTGCCCTTAAAATTCTTTCAGAAAATCAGGGAAAGTTTCCAATATATAAAAAAGGGAAGCTGCCACCTAATGAGCAAAGATTTGGTTTTCAAATGAATGCAGAAACCCAGTTTGAAACACGATATTTTGTAGTACATGTCAATAAAGACGGCAGTATACGGGAAATTGATACAAACCATATTGCTGCTGTTTCTTCAGCCGATGCAGCAGGATATGCCAATAAGGTACTGGGCAGTGGTAAAACTAGTGGATATAGTGATATCTATAAATATATAGTAGTAAATAAACCGGATGGTCTAATGCTTGTATTCATGGATTGTAGAAGTCAGATCCAGATAGCTACTTTATTTTTACTAACTTCTTGTGGAGTTGCACTAATAACCCTTTTGCTTGTGTTTATCCTTGTGTCTATTTTTTCTAAAAAAGCGATTAATCCTATTATTGAAAATATGGAGAAACAAAAGCAATTTATTACTGATGCAGGACATGAGATCAAGACGCCACTTGCCATTATTTCAGCTAATGCAGATGTGCTGGAGCTAACTCACGGTAAAAGCGAATGGATTACAAGCACTCGAAATCAAATTTCCCGTCTTGACAAGCTTGTAAAAAATTTACTAACACTTTCAAAGATGGATGAAGGAAATGTTAAATTGGTGTTTACTGATTTTGATTTGAGTGATTCAGTTTTTGAAACAACAGCTCCATTTGGGACTATTGCAGAGGCACAGAATAAAAAGTTTCTAATGGATATTAAGCCAGGAATAAAATTACATGGTGATGAAGATAGTATCGACCAACTCGTTTCTACTCTTGTGGACAATGCTGTAAAATATACTAATGAGAAAGGAACTATCAAAATTTCTTTGTCTACTGCAAAAAAATGCTCAAAACTAGAAGTATATAATACAACCGACGAAATTGATAAAGATAACTTAGACAGGCTATTTGACAGATTCTATCGAGTGGACTCCTCAAGATCCAGAGAAACTGGAGGTTATGGAATTGGGCTTTCCATTGCCAAATCCATTGTACAGGCTCATCATGGAAAGATTTCAGTTAGAAGTGAGGATGGAAAATCCATTTGTTTTACTGTTCTAATCTAA